In Coregonus clupeaformis isolate EN_2021a chromosome 32, ASM2061545v1, whole genome shotgun sequence, the following are encoded in one genomic region:
- the LOC123482403 gene encoding transmembrane channel-like protein 3, giving the protein MSDVSETAVVSRPSTTMKRHKSVRKNSRRIYSPYQDNQPGQSDEEDKEDEHADSNDPEQMFQNIQFQKEIIANIRTRAWPMRRKLKALKQAREIVLKYEGRLTRTRGYQAAGADLLKKVSRLLYNIVVLFIPWEMRIKKIESHFGSGVASYFIFLRWLFGINIVLTIMTGAFIVIPELLAGEPFGTTRSKTIPKEHLASAQDLDTIWSLGGYLQYSVLFYGYYSPVRKIGSAGYRLPLAYFLVGMAVFAYSFIILLRKMAKNSRLSLASASDENFTFCWRVFCAWDYLIGNPEAAESKGAAIVNNIREAIVEEQEKKKDTSLAVLISLRILANILVLLSLAGSIYIIYFVVDRSQKLEQEKPELTLWEKNEVSVVVSLITMIAPSAFELVAQLEMYHPRTSLRFQLARVLVLYLGNLYSLIIALLDKVNSMSLASAAAAVSSPAEIEAFLIWTPYKPCD; this is encoded by the exons ATGAGTGACGTGTCTGAGACTGCTGTGGTCAGTAGACCCTCGACTACCATGAAGCGACACAAGAGTGTCAGGAAGAACTCCAGGCGGATTTATTCACCTTATCAAGACAACCAGCCAGG CCAATCAGATGAGGAGGACAAGGAGGATGAGCATGCGGACAGCAACGACCCAGAGCAGATGTTTCAGAACATCCAGTTTCAGAAGGAGATCATCGCCAACATACGCACCCGAGCCTGGCCCATGAGACGCAAGCTGAAAGCCCTCAA GCAGGCCAGAGAGATTGTCCTGAAGTACGAGGGGAGGCTAACAAGGACCAGAGGATACCAGGCTGCCGGGGCGGAT CTGCTGAAGAAGGTCTCCAGGTTGCTGTACAACATTGTGGTTCTGTTCATTCCCTGGGAGATGAGGATCAAGAAAATAGAAA GTCACTTTGGGTCAGGGGTGGCCTCGTACTTCATCTTCCTCCGATGGCTGTTTGGTATCAACATAGTCCTTACCATCATGACTGGAGCATTCATAGTCATACCTGAg CTCCTGGCCGGAGAGCCATTTGGAACGACCCGGAGTAAAACCATTCCCAAGGAGCACCTGGCCTCAGCTCAGGATCTGGACACCATCTGGTCTCTCGGG GGCTATCTCCAGTACTCTGTGTTGTTCTATGGGTACTACAGCCCGGTGAGGAAGATCGGCAGTGCCGGCTATCGCCTCCCCCTGGCCTACTTTCTGGTTGGGATGGCTGTTTTTGCCTACAGTTTCATCATTCTGTTAAGAAA GATGGCTAAGAACTCCCGTCTGAGCCTGGCCAGTGCCTCTGACGAGAACTTCACCTTCTGCTGGAGAGTGTTCTGTGCCTGGGACTACCTCATAGGGAATCCTGAAGCTGCAGAGAGCAAGGGAGCCGCTATCGTCAACAACATCAGG GAGGCCATTGTTGAGGAACAGGAGAAAAAGAAGGATACTAGTCT agCAGTCCTGATCAGTCTGCGTATCCTAGCCAACATCCTGGtccttctctctctggctggcaGCATTTATATCATCTACTTTGTGGTGGACCGCTCCCAGAAACTAGAGCAGGAGAAGCCAGAGCTAACACTATGGGAGAagaatgag GTGAGTGTGGTGGTGTCCCTCATCACCATGATCGCCCCGTCTGCCTTTGAGCTGGTGGCCCAGCTGGAGATGTATCATCCCAGGACCTCCCTCCGCTTCCAACTGGCCAG AGTACTGGTGTTGTATCTGGGTAACCTCTACAGCCTCATCATTGCCCTTCTGGACAAGGTCAACAGTATGAGTCTGGCCTCAGCTGCTGCAGCTGTAAGTAGTCCTGCTGAGATTGAGGctttcctaatatggacaccatacaAGCCATGTGACTAA